Proteins from a genomic interval of Micropterus dolomieu isolate WLL.071019.BEF.003 ecotype Adirondacks linkage group LG16, ASM2129224v1, whole genome shotgun sequence:
- the elk3 gene encoding ETS domain-containing protein Elk-3 isoform X2, translating to MESSITLWQFLLQLLLDQSHKHLICWTSNDGEFKLLKSEEVAKLWGLRKNKTNMNYDKLSRALRYYYDKNIIKKVIGQKFVYKFVSFPDIVKMDPAAVETGRSSEESGGAMSEPEADDEDGVQRNQYLHSSLYSSFTVSSLQHSLEPHRPIKTEPRAERHDDSSSVIRYITNRGHSSLPSTPPPSSTEASHSSRPSPQQERSLSCSSSPPQSPACTLWRGRSQSPDTEELEQSAQPLNLSSGQRERVRSHSTTTPERRGLANIAPLKSRKPKGLEISASSLLLTGSDLVSIALNSPALPSGSLTPAFLTAQVVLGEEREGERGKEEKKKKNQAFWG from the exons ATGGAGAGTTCCATCACGCTCTGGCAgttcctgctgcagctgctgctcgACCAAAGCCACAAGCATCTCATTTGCTGGACGTCCAACGACGGCGAGTTCAAGCTGCTTAAGTCCGAAGAAGTGGCCAAGCTGTGGGGGCTGCGCAAGAACAAGACCAACATGAACTATGACAAGCTGAGCAGAGCCCTGCGCTACTACTACGACAAA AACATCATTAAGAAGGTGATTGGTCAGAAGTTTGTCTACAAGTTTGTGTCATTCCCTGACATCGTGAAGATGGACCCTGCGGCGGTGGAGACGGGCCGCAGCAGTGAGGAAAGTGGGGGTGCAATGTCAGAGCCTGAGGCTGACGACGAGGATGGGGTTCAGAGAAACCAGTACCTCCACTCCAGCCTGTACTCCTCCTTCACCGTCAGCTCCCTGCAGCACTCCTTAGAACCACACCGGCCCATCAAGACGGAGCCCAGAGCCGAACGCCATGACGACAGCTCCTCTGTCATCCGATACATAACCAACCGTGGCcactcctccctcccctccaccCCACCCCCATCCTCAACGGAGGCCTCCCATTCCTCCAGACCGTCTCCTCAGCAGGAGCGCTCTTtgtcctgctcctcctccccgcCACAAAGCCCCGCCTGTACACTATGGAGGGGGCGGAGCCAGAGCCCAGACACTGAAGAGTTAGAGCAGAGCGCTCAACCTCTAAACCTGTCATCTGgtcagagggagagagtgaggtCACATAGCACGACAACGCCAGAGAGAAGGGGACTGGCCAATATTGCACCCTTGAAAAGCCGAAAACCCAAAGGCTTGGAAATctccgcctcctctctcctcctgacAGGAAGTGACCTCGTTTCCATTGCTCTCAACAGCCCTGCTTTGCCTTCAGGGTCCCTGACTCCTGCCTTCCTCACTGCACAG GTTGTTTTAGGTGAGGAAAGAGAAGgcgagagagggaaagaggagaagaaaaagaagaaccaGGCATTTTGGGGTTGA
- the cdk17 gene encoding cyclin-dependent kinase 17 isoform X3: MGSDGESDQASGTSSDEVQSPTGVCLRSRIHRRISMEDLNKRLSLPADIRIPDGYLEKLQLSSPPFDQPLSRRSRRASLSEIGFGKLETYIKLDKLGEGTYATVFKGRSKLTDNLVALKEIRLEHEEGAPCTAIREVSLLKDLKHANIVTLHDIVHTDKSLTLVFEYLDKDLKQYMDDCGNIMSMHNVKVFLFQILRGLSYCHKRKVLHRDLKPQNLLINERGELKLADFGLARAKSVPTKTYSNEVVTLWYRPPDVLLGSSEYSTQIDMWGVGCIFYEMAAGRPLFPGSTVEDELHLIFRLLGTPTEENWPGISSIEEFKSYNFPKYKPQPIINHAPRLDGEGIELLLAFLRYESKKRISAEEAMKHSYFRPLGMRVYTLPESVSIFTLKEVQLQRDPGYRSSSYPESGNGKINRRQSMLF, encoded by the exons ATGGGCTCAGATGGGGAGAGCGACCAGGCATCGGGAACGTCTTCAGACGAGGTGCAATCTCCAACCGGCGTCTGTCTGAGGAGCCGCATCCACCGGCGGATCTCCATggag gacCTCAACAAGCGCTTGTCTCTCCCTGCTGACATCCGAATTCCTGACGGTTACCTGGAgaagctgcagctcagcagcccCCCCTTCGACCAGCCGCTCAGCCGACGCTCCCGCCGAGCCTCGCTG TCGGAGATTGGTTTTGGCAAGTTGGAGACGTACATTAAGCTCGACAAACTAGGAGAG GGAACCTACGCCACAGTATTTAAAGGACGCAGCAAGCTGACAGACAACCTGGTGGCGCTGAAGGAGATCCGGCTGGAGCATGAGGAAGGAGCGCCATGTACCGCCATCAGAGAAG TGTCGTTACTGAAGGACCTCAAACACGCCAACATCGTGACGTTACACGACATCGTCCACACTGACAAGAGCCTCACGCTCGTCTTCGAGTACCTG GATAAGGACCTGAAGCAGTACATGGACGACTGTGGAAACATAATGAGCATGCACAATGTGAAG GTTTTCTTGTTCCAGATTTTGCGAGGGCTGTCGTATTGTCATAAGAGGAAAGTTCTCCACCGGGACCTGAAGCCCCAAAACCTCCTTATCAACGAGAGAGGAGAGCTCAAACTGGCTGATTTCG GTCTGGCGAGGGCAAAGTCCGTCCCGACTAAAACCTACTCTAACGAGGTGGTGACTCTTTGGTACCGGCCTCCTGATGTTCTCCTGGGATCCTCCGAGTATTCAACACAGATTGACATGTG gggTGTTGGTTGTATATTCTACGAGATGGCTGCAGGTCGGCCACTGTTCCCCGGCTCTACCGTCGAGGACGAGCTCCACCTCATCTTCAGGTTACTGG GCACACCCACAGAGGAGAACTGGCCGGGAATCTCATCCATCGAAGAGTTTAAGTCCTACAACTTCCCCAAATACAAACCGCAACCGATAATCAACCACGCTCCCAG GCTGGATGGTGAGGGCATCGAGCTGCTGCTGGCTTTCCTCCGA tATGAATCCAAGAAGAGGATTTCAGCTGAAGAGGCGATGAAACATTCCTACTTCAGGCCGCTCGGGATGAGAGTTTACACACTGCCTGAGA GTGTATCAATATTCACGTTAAAAGAAGTGCAGCTGCAGAGAGACCCCGGCTACAGGAGCTCTTCATACCCAGAGTCAG GTAACGGCAAGATCAACAGGAGGCAGAGCATGCTCTTCTAA
- the elk3 gene encoding ETS domain-containing protein Elk-3 isoform X1: protein MESSITLWQFLLQLLLDQSHKHLICWTSNDGEFKLLKSEEVAKLWGLRKNKTNMNYDKLSRALRYYYDKNIIKKVIGQKFVYKFVSFPDIVKMDPAAVETGRSSEESGGAMSEPEADDEDGVQRNQYLHSSLYSSFTVSSLQHSLEPHRPIKTEPRAERHDDSSSVIRYITNRGHSSLPSTPPPSSTEASHSSRPSPQQERSLSCSSSPPQSPACTLWRGRSQSPDTEELEQSAQPLNLSSGQRERVRSHSTTTPERRGLANIAPLKSRKPKGLEISASSLLLTGSDLVSIALNSPALPSGSLTPAFLTAQTPSGLLLTPSPLLSNIHFWSSLSPVGPLSPAQLQSHAPLFQFPTLLNGPIPVPLPCVDAPSPLLLSSSSHKS from the exons ATGGAGAGTTCCATCACGCTCTGGCAgttcctgctgcagctgctgctcgACCAAAGCCACAAGCATCTCATTTGCTGGACGTCCAACGACGGCGAGTTCAAGCTGCTTAAGTCCGAAGAAGTGGCCAAGCTGTGGGGGCTGCGCAAGAACAAGACCAACATGAACTATGACAAGCTGAGCAGAGCCCTGCGCTACTACTACGACAAA AACATCATTAAGAAGGTGATTGGTCAGAAGTTTGTCTACAAGTTTGTGTCATTCCCTGACATCGTGAAGATGGACCCTGCGGCGGTGGAGACGGGCCGCAGCAGTGAGGAAAGTGGGGGTGCAATGTCAGAGCCTGAGGCTGACGACGAGGATGGGGTTCAGAGAAACCAGTACCTCCACTCCAGCCTGTACTCCTCCTTCACCGTCAGCTCCCTGCAGCACTCCTTAGAACCACACCGGCCCATCAAGACGGAGCCCAGAGCCGAACGCCATGACGACAGCTCCTCTGTCATCCGATACATAACCAACCGTGGCcactcctccctcccctccaccCCACCCCCATCCTCAACGGAGGCCTCCCATTCCTCCAGACCGTCTCCTCAGCAGGAGCGCTCTTtgtcctgctcctcctccccgcCACAAAGCCCCGCCTGTACACTATGGAGGGGGCGGAGCCAGAGCCCAGACACTGAAGAGTTAGAGCAGAGCGCTCAACCTCTAAACCTGTCATCTGgtcagagggagagagtgaggtCACATAGCACGACAACGCCAGAGAGAAGGGGACTGGCCAATATTGCACCCTTGAAAAGCCGAAAACCCAAAGGCTTGGAAATctccgcctcctctctcctcctgacAGGAAGTGACCTCGTTTCCATTGCTCTCAACAGCCCTGCTTTGCCTTCAGGGTCCCTGACTCCTGCCTTCCTCACTGCACAG ACTCCGTCTGGTCTGCTGCTCACTCCCAGTCCTCTGCTCTCCAATATCCATTTCTGGTCCAGCCTAAGTCCAGTGGGACCCCTCAGCCCTGCCCAGCTGCAGAGCCATGCCCCCCTCTTTCAG TTCCCCACACTGCTGAATGGGCCCATCCCGGTGCCTTTACCTTGTGTGGACGCTCCCTCCCCTCTGCTGCTCTCCTCCAGCTCCCACAAGTCCTGA
- the cdk17 gene encoding cyclin-dependent kinase 17 isoform X1, with protein MEKMKRIKKRLSLTLRPSQTIDESLSELAEQMTIEDGGTKDNEPFMRNGRPPTSHSMHSFLHQYTGSFKKPPLRRPHSVIGGTLGSFMAMPRNGSRLDIVHENLKMGSDGESDQASGTSSDEVQSPTGVCLRSRIHRRISMEDLNKRLSLPADIRIPDGYLEKLQLSSPPFDQPLSRRSRRASLSEIGFGKLETYIKLDKLGEGTYATVFKGRSKLTDNLVALKEIRLEHEEGAPCTAIREVSLLKDLKHANIVTLHDIVHTDKSLTLVFEYLDKDLKQYMDDCGNIMSMHNVKVFLFQILRGLSYCHKRKVLHRDLKPQNLLINERGELKLADFGLARAKSVPTKTYSNEVVTLWYRPPDVLLGSSEYSTQIDMWGVGCIFYEMAAGRPLFPGSTVEDELHLIFRLLGTPTEENWPGISSIEEFKSYNFPKYKPQPIINHAPRLDGEGIELLLAFLRYESKKRISAEEAMKHSYFRPLGMRVYTLPESVSIFTLKEVQLQRDPGYRSSSYPESGNGKINRRQSMLF; from the exons ATGGAGAAGATGAAGAGGATTAAGAAGCGCCTGTCGTTAACACTCCGCCCCAGTCAGACCATCGACGAGTCTCTGTCTGAACTGGCTGAGCAGATGACCATCGAGGACGGCGGCACCAAGGACAATG AGCCTTTCATGAGGAACGGCCGCCCCCCCACCTCGCACAGCATGCACTCCTTCCTGCACCAGTACACCGGCTCCTTCAAGAAGCCCCCCCTCCGGCGGCCACACAGCGTCATTGGTGGCACCCTGGGGTCCTTCATGGCAATGCCACGCAACGGCAGTCGCCtgg ATATTGTACATGAAAACCTGAAGATGGGCTCAGATGGGGAGAGCGACCAGGCATCGGGAACGTCTTCAGACGAGGTGCAATCTCCAACCGGCGTCTGTCTGAGGAGCCGCATCCACCGGCGGATCTCCATggag gacCTCAACAAGCGCTTGTCTCTCCCTGCTGACATCCGAATTCCTGACGGTTACCTGGAgaagctgcagctcagcagcccCCCCTTCGACCAGCCGCTCAGCCGACGCTCCCGCCGAGCCTCGCTG TCGGAGATTGGTTTTGGCAAGTTGGAGACGTACATTAAGCTCGACAAACTAGGAGAG GGAACCTACGCCACAGTATTTAAAGGACGCAGCAAGCTGACAGACAACCTGGTGGCGCTGAAGGAGATCCGGCTGGAGCATGAGGAAGGAGCGCCATGTACCGCCATCAGAGAAG TGTCGTTACTGAAGGACCTCAAACACGCCAACATCGTGACGTTACACGACATCGTCCACACTGACAAGAGCCTCACGCTCGTCTTCGAGTACCTG GATAAGGACCTGAAGCAGTACATGGACGACTGTGGAAACATAATGAGCATGCACAATGTGAAG GTTTTCTTGTTCCAGATTTTGCGAGGGCTGTCGTATTGTCATAAGAGGAAAGTTCTCCACCGGGACCTGAAGCCCCAAAACCTCCTTATCAACGAGAGAGGAGAGCTCAAACTGGCTGATTTCG GTCTGGCGAGGGCAAAGTCCGTCCCGACTAAAACCTACTCTAACGAGGTGGTGACTCTTTGGTACCGGCCTCCTGATGTTCTCCTGGGATCCTCCGAGTATTCAACACAGATTGACATGTG gggTGTTGGTTGTATATTCTACGAGATGGCTGCAGGTCGGCCACTGTTCCCCGGCTCTACCGTCGAGGACGAGCTCCACCTCATCTTCAGGTTACTGG GCACACCCACAGAGGAGAACTGGCCGGGAATCTCATCCATCGAAGAGTTTAAGTCCTACAACTTCCCCAAATACAAACCGCAACCGATAATCAACCACGCTCCCAG GCTGGATGGTGAGGGCATCGAGCTGCTGCTGGCTTTCCTCCGA tATGAATCCAAGAAGAGGATTTCAGCTGAAGAGGCGATGAAACATTCCTACTTCAGGCCGCTCGGGATGAGAGTTTACACACTGCCTGAGA GTGTATCAATATTCACGTTAAAAGAAGTGCAGCTGCAGAGAGACCCCGGCTACAGGAGCTCTTCATACCCAGAGTCAG GTAACGGCAAGATCAACAGGAGGCAGAGCATGCTCTTCTAA
- the cdk17 gene encoding cyclin-dependent kinase 17 isoform X2, which translates to MLINDIVHENLKMGSDGESDQASGTSSDEVQSPTGVCLRSRIHRRISMEDLNKRLSLPADIRIPDGYLEKLQLSSPPFDQPLSRRSRRASLSEIGFGKLETYIKLDKLGEGTYATVFKGRSKLTDNLVALKEIRLEHEEGAPCTAIREVSLLKDLKHANIVTLHDIVHTDKSLTLVFEYLDKDLKQYMDDCGNIMSMHNVKVFLFQILRGLSYCHKRKVLHRDLKPQNLLINERGELKLADFGLARAKSVPTKTYSNEVVTLWYRPPDVLLGSSEYSTQIDMWGVGCIFYEMAAGRPLFPGSTVEDELHLIFRLLGTPTEENWPGISSIEEFKSYNFPKYKPQPIINHAPRLDGEGIELLLAFLRYESKKRISAEEAMKHSYFRPLGMRVYTLPESVSIFTLKEVQLQRDPGYRSSSYPESGNGKINRRQSMLF; encoded by the exons ATGCTTATAAATG ATATTGTACATGAAAACCTGAAGATGGGCTCAGATGGGGAGAGCGACCAGGCATCGGGAACGTCTTCAGACGAGGTGCAATCTCCAACCGGCGTCTGTCTGAGGAGCCGCATCCACCGGCGGATCTCCATggag gacCTCAACAAGCGCTTGTCTCTCCCTGCTGACATCCGAATTCCTGACGGTTACCTGGAgaagctgcagctcagcagcccCCCCTTCGACCAGCCGCTCAGCCGACGCTCCCGCCGAGCCTCGCTG TCGGAGATTGGTTTTGGCAAGTTGGAGACGTACATTAAGCTCGACAAACTAGGAGAG GGAACCTACGCCACAGTATTTAAAGGACGCAGCAAGCTGACAGACAACCTGGTGGCGCTGAAGGAGATCCGGCTGGAGCATGAGGAAGGAGCGCCATGTACCGCCATCAGAGAAG TGTCGTTACTGAAGGACCTCAAACACGCCAACATCGTGACGTTACACGACATCGTCCACACTGACAAGAGCCTCACGCTCGTCTTCGAGTACCTG GATAAGGACCTGAAGCAGTACATGGACGACTGTGGAAACATAATGAGCATGCACAATGTGAAG GTTTTCTTGTTCCAGATTTTGCGAGGGCTGTCGTATTGTCATAAGAGGAAAGTTCTCCACCGGGACCTGAAGCCCCAAAACCTCCTTATCAACGAGAGAGGAGAGCTCAAACTGGCTGATTTCG GTCTGGCGAGGGCAAAGTCCGTCCCGACTAAAACCTACTCTAACGAGGTGGTGACTCTTTGGTACCGGCCTCCTGATGTTCTCCTGGGATCCTCCGAGTATTCAACACAGATTGACATGTG gggTGTTGGTTGTATATTCTACGAGATGGCTGCAGGTCGGCCACTGTTCCCCGGCTCTACCGTCGAGGACGAGCTCCACCTCATCTTCAGGTTACTGG GCACACCCACAGAGGAGAACTGGCCGGGAATCTCATCCATCGAAGAGTTTAAGTCCTACAACTTCCCCAAATACAAACCGCAACCGATAATCAACCACGCTCCCAG GCTGGATGGTGAGGGCATCGAGCTGCTGCTGGCTTTCCTCCGA tATGAATCCAAGAAGAGGATTTCAGCTGAAGAGGCGATGAAACATTCCTACTTCAGGCCGCTCGGGATGAGAGTTTACACACTGCCTGAGA GTGTATCAATATTCACGTTAAAAGAAGTGCAGCTGCAGAGAGACCCCGGCTACAGGAGCTCTTCATACCCAGAGTCAG GTAACGGCAAGATCAACAGGAGGCAGAGCATGCTCTTCTAA